A single region of the Neodiprion pinetum isolate iyNeoPine1 chromosome 5, iyNeoPine1.2, whole genome shotgun sequence genome encodes:
- the Ssrp gene encoding FACT complex subunit Ssrp1, with product MDFLEYSDITAEVKGVMTPGKLKLTDQHLIFKNQKTGKVEQISGSDMEMVNYQKFVGTWGLRIFLKNGTLHRFRGFKDGDQEKIAKFFTSNYQKDMLEKELSLKGWNWGTAKFNGSVLSFDVGHHTAFEIPLYYVSQCNTGKNEVTLEFHQNDDAPVSLMEMRFHIPISDSAEQDPVEGFHQQVMSKASVISVSGDAIAIFREIHCLTPRGRYDIKIFQSFFQLHGKTFDYKIPMSTVLRLFLLPHKDSRQMFFVVSLDPPIKQGQTRYHYLVLLFSQEDETSIELPFTEKELEQKYHDKLTKELSGPTYEVLGKVMKAISVRKLTGPGGFVGHSGTPAVGCSFKAAAGYLYPLERGFIYVHKPPIHIRFEEIASVNFARGGGSTRSFDFEIELTSGVTHTFSNIEKEEYAKLFDFITSKKLRVKNRGKTDKPKYNDDFGNSDQEDEPDAYLARIKAEVEERSDDNQESEESTDEDFNPNQDESDVAEEYDSNVSASDSDADSDASGGSGKKEKKEKKEKKEKKHKSAKTVSEKPRKSRKPKKEKDENKPKRPSTAFMLWLNNTREEIKAKNPGIAVTEIAKKGGEMWRELKDKSEWEQKAAKAKEDYAVAMKDYEASGGAAGTKVKESGKEKSDKQKKESKKEVSPSKLMTGGAFKSKEYISDEESSSGSGDDSEDKKGSSKKKKSDESEDEKKKVSEDESDSAKKTKKRGNKRPAETDGKKTKKGKKDLSDAEGSDEEFDEPEESTPATSDAESE from the exons ATGGATTTCCTCGAGTATTCTGATATTACCGCCGAGGTAAAAGGCGTCATG ACTCCAGGAAAGTTGAAGTTGACTGACCAACATTTGATATTCAAAAATCAGAAAACAGGAAAGGTTGAGCAAATTTCTGGTTCTGATATGGAAATGGTCAATTACCAGAAATTTGTTGGAACCTGGGGCCTTCGAATATTCCTAAAAAATGGAACGTTACATAGATTTCGAGGCTTCAAAGATGGG gACCAAGAAAAAATagccaaattttttacttcaaactATCAAAAGGATATGTTGGAAAAGGAACTCAGTTTGAAGGGTTGGAACTGGGGAACTGCAAAATTCAATGGTTCAGTGTTAAGCTTTGATGTTGGACATCACACTGCATTTGAAATTCCTTTGTATTACGTTTCACAATGTAATACAGGAAAAAACGAAGTTACTCTAGAGTTTCATCAG AACGATGATGCGCCGGTAAGTCTAATGGAAATGAGGTTCCATATTCCTATAAGTGACAGTGCCGAACAAGATCCTGTCGAAGGATTCCATCAGCAAGTGATGAGCAAAGCGTCGGTCATCAGTGTCAGTGGAGATGCGATCGCTATCTTCAGAGAAATTCATTGCCTTACGCCTCG TGGTCGTTACGACATCAAGATATTCCAGTCATTCTTTCAACTTCACGGTAAAACATTCGACTACAAGATCCCTATGTCTACTGTGCTCAGATTGTTCTTACTGCCTCATAAAGACAGTAGGCAAATGTTTTTTGTT gtCAGTTTAGATCCGCCCATCAAACAGGGGCAAACACGTTATCATTATTTGGTACTGTTGTTCAGTCAAGAAGATGAAACGTCTATTGAATTGCCATTCACAGA GAAAGAGTTGGAGCAAAAATATCACGACAAATTAACTAAAGAGTTATCTGGTCCAACTTATGAGGTTCTTGGCAAAGTAATGAAAGCTATAAGTGTCAGAAAACTTACTGGACCTGGTGGATTTGTTGG GCACTCAGGAACTCCTGCAGTTGGTTGTTCGTTCAAAGCTGCAGCTGGTTACTTGTATCCATTGGAAAGAGGTTTCATATACGTTCATAAACCACCAATTCACATACGTTTCGAAGAAATTGCTTCGGTCAATTTCGCACGTGGCGGTGGATCAACGAGatcatttgattttgaaatcgaATTAACGAGTGGCGTTACTCACACCTTTAGCAACATTGAAAAAGAGGAATATGCCAAACTCTTTGACTTTATCACATCTAAGAAACTGCGAGTGAAGAACAGGGGCAAAACT GACAAACCGAAGTACAACGACGACTTTGGCAACAGCGATCAAGAGGATGAGCCTGATGCTTATTTGGCAAGAATTAAAGCAGAGGTAGAAGAGAGAAGTGATGATAATCAAGAGTCTGAGGAGTCAACCGATGAAGATTTCAATCCTAACCAG GATGAAAGTGACGTTGCTGAGGAATATGATAGCAACGTGAGTGCATCTGACAGCGATGCAGATTCAGATGCTTCAGGTggaagtggaaaaaaagagaaaaaagaaaagaaagagaagaaagaaaagaagcaCAAGTCTGCTAAGACTGTT TCTGAAAAGCCACGAAAATCACGTAAACCAAAGAAGGAGAAAGATGAGAATAAGCCCAAGCGACCGTCCACTGCTTTCATGTTATGGTTGAATAATACTCGAGAGGAGATCAAAGCGAAAAATCCTGGAATTGCTGTGACTGAAATCGCAAAGAAAGGTGGTGAAATGTGGCGAGAACTAAAAGATAAATCT GAATGGGAACAAAAAGCAGCTAAGGCTAAGGAAGATTATGCAGTAGCTATGAAAGATTATGAGGCCAGCGGCGGTGCCGCGGGCACGAAGGTTAAAGAAAgtggtaaagaaaaatcagacaagcaaaagaaagaaagtaagaAAGAAGTCTCTCCTAGTAAACTTATGACAGGTGGCGCTTTCAAGAGCAAAGAATATATCAGTGACGAGGAAAGCAGTAGCGGTAGCGGTGATGATTCTGAAGATAAAAAG GGTTcatcaaagaaaaagaaatccgatgaaagtgaagatgaaaaaaagaaagtctCTGAGGATGAAAGTGATTCGgcgaagaaaacgaaaaagagaGGAAATAAAAGACCTGCT gaaACCGATgggaaaaagacgaaaaaaggGAAGAAAGATTTATCAGACGCTGAAGGTAGCGATGAAGAGTTCGATGAACCCGAAGAAAGTACCCCTGCAACAAGTGACGCAGAATCGGAGTAG